The following is a genomic window from Anaerobaca lacustris.
ACGGGATATCCTTTCGGCGTCCGAAAGTGACCCGACCGTTATGATCGCCACGCCCGAGATCCCCAGGCCGCGACTGGCCTCGAACGATCCGGCGACCAAGGCGATCCCTGCCCCGCCGCAGGGCGGAGTGCAGACAAGCATGACAATCGTCCTCCTCAACACGCAGTGACCGGCGGGTGGCGCACGGAGGCGCTTTCTTCCGGCCGCGCGACAGCGTAAGGCAATGGAATGCTCGAAATCGATCGGTGCTGCCTCGTCGTCGTCGACATCCAGGGCAAGCTCGCCCAGTTGATGGCCGACAAAGAGACCCTCTTCCAGAACGCCCGCATCCTCATCCAGGCGGCCAATATCCTGGAGATCCCCATCCTCTGGTGCCAGCAGGCGCCGCAGGCCCTGGGGCCCACCGTGCCCCAGATCGCCGAATTGCTGAGCGGCGTCGAGCCGATCGACAAGGCCAGCTTCAGTTGCGCCGGCCACGAGCCATTCAACATCAAGCTCGAATCGTTGGCGCGGAAGCAGGTCCTGCTCTGCGGCATCGAGACCCACGTCTGCATCTACCAGACGGTCATGGACCTGCTGCGCCGGGATTTCGACGTGACCGTCGTGGCCGACGCGGTCTCGTCCCGAACCGCCGAGAACAAGCAGATTGCCCTGGCCCGCCTGGCCGCCGAGGGCGCCGCCGTCGCCTGCACGGAAATGATCCTCTTCGAGCTGCTCAAGACCGCCGAGCACCCCCAGTTCAAGCCCATCGCCCGCCTGGTCAAATAGTCGCAGCTCGTAGTGTGCCCGTAAGGGCATAGGTCCTATGGGTCCTATCCGTCCCATCGGCCCCATAGGACCAATAAGACCGATAGGACCTATGGGCAGAGCACGGGGCACCCGCGAAAAAATCCTTGCAGAATTCCATTTTGTGCTTGCCGATTCTATTTCTGTCGAATAGTATCGGTCTGTGTCGAATAAGGAGTAGCGAAATGACCGAGGCATCGAAGCGGCGGAAAGGCCGAAGGGCCAAGACGCCGGAGGAACTCACCGAGGCCGAGTGGACGATCATGAAGGTGGTCTGGGAGCAGGAGCCTTGCACCGCAGGCACGGTGCAGGAGGCCCTGGCCGACACCAAGGACTGGGCCTACAGCACCGTCAAGACCACGATGGACCGCATGGCCGAGAAGGGCTACCTCGTCGTCGAGCGGATCCGCAACCTGCAACTGTTCCGCTCGAACCTCAGCGACGTCGAAGCCAAGCGGGCCGAGTTTCGCAAGATGCTCCAGCGGGCCTTCGACGGGGCGATGACGCCCATGATGCAGTTTCTTATCGAGCATGAAGGGCTCTCCAAGGACGAGGCCGCGCAGTTGCGACAGCTCGTCCGCAAAGCCGAAACCGGACAAAGCACGAAATCCGAATAGCGAAATTCGAAACAAGCACGAAGGCTTCAAGCCTCAAATCTCAAAATGGCCCGAGCATCGAGCGTCTTGCAGAGCTTGAGATTTGTGTCATTCGGATTTGTTTCGGATTTCGCATTTCGTGCTTCGTATTTCGATGCTGAATTTGCGGAGGTCGAACATGGATCGTGTGATCGACAGTGGAATCGAGACGTTGAACGGTGTCGGGGAGGCGTTCTGTTCGCACGCATGGAGCGTCTTTCTCCAGGTGAGCGTCCTGATCGCGGTGCTGCTGGTTGCGGACCTGCTGCTGCGTCGGCGTGTCCGCGCGGTCGTTCGCTATGCGATGTGGACGCTGGTGTTTCTCAAGCTCGTGTTGCCTCCAACGCTGTCGCTGCCGACCGGCATCGGCTACTATCGGCCTGAGGCTCGGGTGACATCTCAGGAACCGACCGAGCCGGTCCTGGAGCAGCCGGCGCCGATTGCCGAGGTCCGGCCCGTTCGCCATGAGCCTGTTGTTGCATCGCCGCCGGTGGTGGATTTGTCACACGCCAACGTTGTTCCTGCGCCGGCACTGCCTGCGATTGTCAGGCCGGCAATCACCTGGCAGGGCCTGGTTTTCCTCGGCTGGCTCGCGGGTGTGCTGACCCTGTCGATCTATCTGTTGCGGCGGGTGCAGTACGTCAGGAAGCTGATCCACCGGAGTACGCCGGCGTCGGAAACGCTTTCGGATATGCTGACTCAGTGCGCGGCGGTATTGCGACTTCGGTCCTGCCCGGCGTTGCGACTTTCGGACGATGCGCCGGGGCCGGCGGTGTGCGGGCTGTTCCGTCCGGTCGTGCTGCTGCCCGCGTCATTGGCGGAGAACCTCCGCGGCGAGCGTCTACGGACGGTCCTGGTCCACGAGCTGGCCCACGTCCGGCGGGCGGACCTGTGGGTCAATTTCGCCCAGACGTTGCTGCTGGTCGCGTATTTCTACCATCCACTGCTGTGGCTGGCCAACGCCGTCGTGCGAAGGTTACGCGAGCAGGCGGTCGATGAGACGGTGCTCGTGGCTCTCGACGCGGAGGCCGAGAGCTACGGCACCACCTTGATCGATCTGGCGGAGATGACCAACCGCAGGCCGGCGCTCGGCCTGCGTCTAATCGGGATTGCGGAGTCCAGGAGGGCGTTAGAAGGGAGGATTAGACACATGATCACACAACCGAAACCAAGAACCGCAAAGTTAGGCCTGTGCGGCCTGCTCGCCATCGCCACCACCGCCGCCGTGCTGCTGCCGATGGCACGGGCTGAAGATCGTTCAAAGCAGGATCTGAAGCTGCCCACGGCGAAGTACAAGATTCTTCTGCTGGAGGATCGTAACGATCAGGACGGCGACAAGGATCAATACGACGATCGACTCTACCTGATCGATAGCAGCGGGCACATAGAAGGGGCGATAACGGGGTTCCATATCGGCGGGTCCGTCGGGGGAGCCCATGTTCTTGCGGTGGATGAGCAGAGAAGGACGCTCTGGGTAGTGGAAAACCGAGGGGACAGGCTGTGGCACTTCGACCTCGCTGGTGGCAAGCTCCTACGCAAAGTCCCCATGCCGGGAGTCACCGCAGCGGCTGTTGATCCAGCCACGGGCAATGTCTGGTGTACGATTTCCGCCGGGCGCCTTGGTGAAGGCATCCTCCAGGTCATCTCCCCCTCGGCTGAGCCGGTAGCAACACACCCGATTGCCGGGTTGGACATCACTCATAGCGTCCGTGACAACAGCTTCTGGGTCGTTGGCAAGACCGTTTACAGGATTGGCACCAATGGGAAGCTTCTCGCGGAAGTGCCCGACCAGATTCCCTGGACAGCGGTATCGGTTTCTGTCGATCAGAAGACAGGTAACGCCTGGGTGGTGGTGCGCGATCATCCACAAGTGCCAGACAGCCGATCTGGACTGTGGGTTGTGGATAGGAACGTCCGCATTCAGCAACGGATCGATCTGGGAGAGCTCATGCCGTTTTGCGTGGCCGTCGATTCGGACAACGAGGTTGTCTGGGTCGGTTGTTTGGGGACCACGCTGCGCTACACGACTCGCGGCGAGAAGCTGAAAAGCGCGCGTTATGCCTCTGGCTTCTCCGTGGTTCCAGGGCGAACGCCTAATGAGGTCTTCGCCGCCCACGAGCATGGCCTGTGCGCCGCCGCTGTGGAGGCGTCGGGGGCCGTGTCGCTGGGCGGTTTTCCCATGCTTGGAGACCACCTGAGTTCGGGTCGGAAATGGCTGGCCCGTGTTCCCTTTGCCGACGCGAAACTGCAAAGTTCGCCTGAGTTGGCCGATCTGGCCCGGCGACCACCCAAGCCTGAGCAGTTCGCTCCGGAATCGGCCCAGAAGCTTGCGGTTCTGGGCAAGGCACTGCTGATATATGCGAACGACTATGGAGACAGATTCCCCGAAACGCTGCAGGGGGTACGTACCTTTGTCGGCAGTGAGGATTTCGCTTGGCTGATGCAGAACGTTGTATATCTCGGCAAAGGCAAGACAATATCAGTTCGCCCTGATACCATAATGGCATATGACAGGACCCTGCTGGAGAAGGGCGAAGGGACGCTTGTCCTGTTTGCAGACAGTCTTGTTGCGTCCAAGAGCCTTCGCGAACTGGAGGCCCTCGGCATCGATGTAGCCGCCGGGCCATCCGCGGCCGCCCGCCACAAATCAGCCACGCAACTGTCGGCTCTGGGCAAGGCGATGCTGATCTACGCCGATGACCACGATGACACTTTCCCGGACACGCTTGAGCAGTTGAAATCTGATCGAGCGCCGGATTCGGCGCAACGGAGCATGGAGAAAGAGCTCACGCAGATCTACGGCCCGCGTTATGCCGAGCAAATGGGCAGCCGCGGATCGCGGATGGACGCGAGCCAATTGGCATGGTATCGCGAGCACGTCCGGTATCTCGGTCAGGACGTCAAAGCCACGGACGACCCCGCGCGCGTACTCGCCTACGATCAGACCCTCCTGGCCGAATGCAAGGGCACCAACGTTCTCCATGTCGATGCCACCGTCGAGTTCGTCACCCCCGAGCAGTTTGCCGCACGTGTCAGCCAGGCGACAGACTATGCTCGTGTTGTCGTGGAGGAGGGCGTTGGCTTCGACGGCATCGTCGTAGGCCGGACCCGGGCCGAATTCATCAAGTCCAAACTCGGAGAGCCCGACCAGGAGCGCAACAGCGAAGAAACCGGATGGTGGCTCGACTACCGGCACAGATACGGGCTGCAATTCCGTCTGGATCGGCAGACCGGTTCACTGGTGGAGATACAGATCGGCAATGGATTCAAGGGGAGTCTGCGTTCCGGGATATCCATGTTCTCTACAATGGACGATGTGTTCGGCGTCTATGGCAGACCCCGTGAGGTCAAAACGGTCGGCGGTTCTCTGACGACGCACTCTGGCAACCAGGTACTCTATCAGCGGATGGATTTGCTCGGCAGGCCGGCGCACGCCAAGATCCACTATCAACAGGATGGCTTGGTGTTCTGGTTTGTGCCAGAGAAGATACAGCTGATCGTGGTTCACGAAGCGCGCGTCCCCGAGCAAGCCATCGTGCCTGCCGCGACCTCCGCCGTCTCGCCGGAGGCGCGAGCGAACTCGGCGATGCGGTTGAAGGACCTGGGCAAGACCTTGCTGATCTATGCCAACGACCACGACGACAAGCTACCGGACGAGTTGATGGACGTGCGCCGGCAGTATGGAGTCGGATTCTCCTGGTTGTATGACAACGTCGCCTATTTGGGAAAGGGCATGACGGTGCGCCGAGACAGGCCGAAGCGTCCGACCGCCTACGACACGACCCTGATCCGGAGCCGGACCGGCACCAACGTGCTGTACCTGGATACCCAGGTGGCATTCGAGAGCCCCGCGCGACTTGACGAGCTTGGCATTCGATACGAGCCGAAGCCGAAATCGGCGGAAGAGCTTCGACAGGAGGCCGAGATTCAGGCACGCGTGACCGTACTGAGCCATCTCAAGCAGTTGGCGTTGGCCGCGCATCTGTACGCCAGCGACAACGACGGTGTCTTTCCCGATACATTGGAGATGCTTGAGCCTTACCTGAAGCGTGAAGAGGGCCTTCGGGTGTGGGTGCGCGAGAACGTCGAGTACACAGGGAAGGGCCTCAATCCGGCCAACGAGGCGGAGCGATCCGGCAAGCCCATAGCCTACAGTAGGCTCGGGCCCGAGGAGGCTGTTGTCGCGTTCCTGGACGGGCACGTGGAGTACGTGATAGGCCCCCGGCTCAAGGAGCTTGGCATCGAAATCCAGCCGGGGCGGGACCGGTGAGTCTGCCATCGACGATGCTGTTCCCCCCGAGAAAAAATCTGGCTCGCTAAGGCAAGACCGCTGGCGGGTTGTTATATTGGTGGGGACGCGTCGTTTCCCGGTATGGGCTTCTCAGAGGAGCCCGTGAGCGAATGATCTGGATGCAGGCAAGGGAGGACACTATGAAGGCGAAGAGCATCGTGTTGTTGGTGGGGCTGGTGGCAATTCTGGCCGGGCCCGTTGCGGCGCAGGACACTCTCGGCGACCTGGTCGCTCAGGGCGGCTATGACTGGCTGGCCGGCCGATGGGTCGCGACGACCGACGAGGGCCAGGAGGTCACGTTCGAGCAGCGGTGGGTGCTGGACCGGCACGCCATCGTGTCGGAATTCCGGATGGGTGACCTGGCCTATCACGGCCTGATCGTGTACGTCCCCTATCGCGAGGAGATCATCCAGGTCGGCGCCGACAACCAAGGGGGCGCCTGGAGCGGGGTGTGGCGAGACGAATACGGCACTGCGGTCTATCGAATGGAGCGAAAGCAGCCGGATGGCGAAACCCAGAGGGCGGAGATCGTTCACAGCCGGATCGACGCCGATACACTGAAAGCGACGATGTACCCGATCGAGTCCAGCGGCTACCGTGGCTCAGAGCCCTGGGCGACGCTCACCTACAAACGCCAGAAGGCGGGGGCCCCGCAGGCCGCCGCTCCCAGCGCCGGCTGGACCAGCCGGATGACGCTCGGCGACCTGATGGCGCAGTACGGATACGACTCGATGATCGGCCGATGGGCCGGCCGCAACGAACAGGCCGAGGGCGACATCGACGTGCAGTACACGTGGGCCCTCGACAAGAACGCCGTGCTCGTCGAGGCGAAGATGGGCCGGTTCGAGTATCGCGGGATCATTACGCTGGAACCGTCGGGCGAAGAGGTTGTCCAGGTCGGCGCCGACAACATGGGCGGCTTCTGGAAGAGCGCCTGGACGGAGAGCTACGACGGGGTCGTCAATCGGCACGAGATGCGCCGGCCCGATGGGACGGTCCAGCGGCTCGAACACGCCTACAGCGTGGTCGACAAGGACAATTTCCGGGTCACGGAATACGGCGTTGCGGCCGGCGGCTACCGCGAGTCGGGTTCCCGCAGTGTGACGACGTTCCGTCGTCGCGCCGAGACGCCGCAGAAGTAGGCGAGCGCACACGGTTGGTATCAAGGGCCCAGACGCTGTTCGGCTGCTGGGCCCTTGTCGTATCCGGCCTCGCTCAGAAGCGAAAGCGAAGGCCGAGCATATAGATCGGGCCGCCGAAATCGAAGCCCGAGTCCTTCTTCTCGATGTCGTACTGGAACTCGAGCAGGACTTCGGCGTTGTCGTTGACGGCGACGTTCAGGCCGGCCAAGACAAACGGGAAGAAGCTCTCGCTCAGCGTGTCGGTGCCCTTGCGACGATCGGTATAGGTGATGCCACCCACGGTCTCATAGTATCGGTCGCTCCAGGAGTCGATGAACCAGAAGTACCCCACGCCGGCGCCAAGGTACGGCCGGATCGGGCCGTCCTGGCCCAGCGGGTGCAGGCGCGCCGCCACCCGGACGTCGAGTAGCGACAGAGTGTCCCGGAACGACTGTTCGATCAGAACGCCGTCGACCATCTCGGCGTAATAGTCTCTGTGCGTGCCCAGCGACGAGCCACCCACCGACAGGGCGAAATCGAGCCGCTCGTTCGCGAAGAGCTGGCTGGACAGCTCCAGCTCGTAGCGGGTTCGCGTCGTGTCGCGCAGGGTCACCGGGCTCTCGATGGTCTGCATGCCGACCTTGAGGGCAATCCCCGGACCGTTGCCGGCAGAGGCGGAGTTCATCATGCCGGGCAGCATGGCAACAGTCGTCGCCACGGCTGCGATCCAGAGGCCCTGCCGGATTCGAGGCCTTCTTCTTACGCCATCGTCTGCAAGACATTTCTCGCGGGCCGTTTCTGTCGATGCCATCTTCACTGACCTCCTTCTTTGCATGTAACACGTTCAATCGGTTCGAGATTGACCTTCAACAGACAAAGGCATCTCGACGCCGCCCGGTCACGCTCGATCGCGATATCCGGGCTAAGGACCGCCCGTTGCCCTCTCGACAGCCGGCGAGCACACCGGGCGACGACGTGGGAGTCAGAGGCGCGCGATCTTGCAGGCGACGTCGCTGTGTACCGCTGGCAGAGGTGCGCTCAACCGACCCTGTTCGCACCGGACGCGCTGCGTCTCGACGCAGAGGCCTTGACGCGTGTCCCACCATTGGACGGCATATTCGCCCGGCGCCAGACCCTCGATTTCGAGCGTTGCGGCCG
Proteins encoded in this region:
- a CDS encoding hydrolase is translated as MLEIDRCCLVVVDIQGKLAQLMADKETLFQNARILIQAANILEIPILWCQQAPQALGPTVPQIAELLSGVEPIDKASFSCAGHEPFNIKLESLARKQVLLCGIETHVCIYQTVMDLLRRDFDVTVVADAVSSRTAENKQIALARLAAEGAAVACTEMILFELLKTAEHPQFKPIARLVK
- a CDS encoding BlaI/MecI/CopY family transcriptional regulator codes for the protein MTEASKRRKGRRAKTPEELTEAEWTIMKVVWEQEPCTAGTVQEALADTKDWAYSTVKTTMDRMAEKGYLVVERIRNLQLFRSNLSDVEAKRAEFRKMLQRAFDGAMTPMMQFLIEHEGLSKDEAAQLRQLVRKAETGQSTKSE
- a CDS encoding M56 family metallopeptidase, which encodes MDRVIDSGIETLNGVGEAFCSHAWSVFLQVSVLIAVLLVADLLLRRRVRAVVRYAMWTLVFLKLVLPPTLSLPTGIGYYRPEARVTSQEPTEPVLEQPAPIAEVRPVRHEPVVASPPVVDLSHANVVPAPALPAIVRPAITWQGLVFLGWLAGVLTLSIYLLRRVQYVRKLIHRSTPASETLSDMLTQCAAVLRLRSCPALRLSDDAPGPAVCGLFRPVVLLPASLAENLRGERLRTVLVHELAHVRRADLWVNFAQTLLLVAYFYHPLLWLANAVVRRLREQAVDETVLVALDAEAESYGTTLIDLAEMTNRRPALGLRLIGIAESRRALEGRIRHMITQPKPRTAKLGLCGLLAIATTAAVLLPMARAEDRSKQDLKLPTAKYKILLLEDRNDQDGDKDQYDDRLYLIDSSGHIEGAITGFHIGGSVGGAHVLAVDEQRRTLWVVENRGDRLWHFDLAGGKLLRKVPMPGVTAAAVDPATGNVWCTISAGRLGEGILQVISPSAEPVATHPIAGLDITHSVRDNSFWVVGKTVYRIGTNGKLLAEVPDQIPWTAVSVSVDQKTGNAWVVVRDHPQVPDSRSGLWVVDRNVRIQQRIDLGELMPFCVAVDSDNEVVWVGCLGTTLRYTTRGEKLKSARYASGFSVVPGRTPNEVFAAHEHGLCAAAVEASGAVSLGGFPMLGDHLSSGRKWLARVPFADAKLQSSPELADLARRPPKPEQFAPESAQKLAVLGKALLIYANDYGDRFPETLQGVRTFVGSEDFAWLMQNVVYLGKGKTISVRPDTIMAYDRTLLEKGEGTLVLFADSLVASKSLRELEALGIDVAAGPSAAARHKSATQLSALGKAMLIYADDHDDTFPDTLEQLKSDRAPDSAQRSMEKELTQIYGPRYAEQMGSRGSRMDASQLAWYREHVRYLGQDVKATDDPARVLAYDQTLLAECKGTNVLHVDATVEFVTPEQFAARVSQATDYARVVVEEGVGFDGIVVGRTRAEFIKSKLGEPDQERNSEETGWWLDYRHRYGLQFRLDRQTGSLVEIQIGNGFKGSLRSGISMFSTMDDVFGVYGRPREVKTVGGSLTTHSGNQVLYQRMDLLGRPAHAKIHYQQDGLVFWFVPEKIQLIVVHEARVPEQAIVPAATSAVSPEARANSAMRLKDLGKTLLIYANDHDDKLPDELMDVRRQYGVGFSWLYDNVAYLGKGMTVRRDRPKRPTAYDTTLIRSRTGTNVLYLDTQVAFESPARLDELGIRYEPKPKSAEELRQEAEIQARVTVLSHLKQLALAAHLYASDNDGVFPDTLEMLEPYLKREEGLRVWVRENVEYTGKGLNPANEAERSGKPIAYSRLGPEEAVVAFLDGHVEYVIGPRLKELGIEIQPGRDR
- a CDS encoding outer membrane beta-barrel protein: MASTETAREKCLADDGVRRRPRIRQGLWIAAVATTVAMLPGMMNSASAGNGPGIALKVGMQTIESPVTLRDTTRTRYELELSSQLFANERLDFALSVGGSSLGTHRDYYAEMVDGVLIEQSFRDTLSLLDVRVAARLHPLGQDGPIRPYLGAGVGYFWFIDSWSDRYYETVGGITYTDRRKGTDTLSESFFPFVLAGLNVAVNDNAEVLLEFQYDIEKKDSGFDFGGPIYMLGLRFRF